A stretch of the Sulfurospirillum sp. UCH001 genome encodes the following:
- a CDS encoding LysR family transcriptional regulator: MSLKQIECVVMVAKLKSFTKAAHKLKIAQPSLSQSINILEKQIGVPLFDRSTTPISLTHAGEIYLSKANAIIDLYNDLNVQMRDVTGFENGKLRLGITQTGYHFIQDALSTFYKKFPNTDLNITQVFSTLNLKKMLLDGDIDIGTLILPLNTEELKYKIIKEEQVCLALPITHPLAQKTKKKAKGYPTIDLSELKNEKFILPKDSQRSRPIYDSIFKKAGFEPKVFCETETFDIANSIVASGIGACFTLPQFIKEDKQDKLMLFSIDEPLLTRTIVLAYRKDKRLSRIAYEFLSIAKSV, translated from the coding sequence AATTGCGCAACCTTCCTTAAGTCAGAGTATCAATATTCTAGAAAAGCAGATTGGGGTTCCTCTTTTTGATCGAAGTACAACACCTATTAGCCTCACCCATGCAGGAGAGATTTATCTCTCAAAAGCTAACGCTATCATAGACCTCTATAATGATCTTAATGTACAAATGCGTGATGTGACAGGATTTGAAAATGGAAAATTGCGGTTAGGAATTACACAGACAGGTTATCATTTCATTCAAGATGCGCTCTCAACGTTTTATAAAAAATTTCCAAATACCGATTTGAACATTACACAAGTCTTCTCAACGCTCAATTTGAAAAAAATGCTTCTCGATGGCGATATTGATATAGGAACGCTGATCTTACCACTCAATACAGAAGAGTTAAAGTATAAGATTATCAAAGAAGAACAAGTATGTCTTGCACTGCCTATTACGCATCCGCTTGCTCAAAAAACAAAGAAAAAAGCGAAGGGCTACCCTACGATTGACTTAAGTGAACTCAAAAATGAAAAATTCATCCTACCTAAAGATAGCCAAAGAAGCCGTCCTATTTATGATTCTATCTTTAAAAAAGCAGGATTTGAACCAAAAGTTTTTTGCGAAACTGAAACGTTTGATATTGCCAATTCTATCGTTGCATCAGGCATCGGTGCTTGTTTTACCTTACCTCAATTTATCAAAGAAGACAAACAAGATAAACTCATGCTTTTTAGTATTGATGAGCCACTCTTAACACGTACCATTGTTCTTGCGTATCGAAAAGATAAGCGTTTATCGAGAATTGCATATGAGTTTTTATCTATTGCAAAAAGTGTGTAA